A window of the Mesorhizobium opportunistum WSM2075 genome harbors these coding sequences:
- a CDS encoding ABC transporter substrate-binding protein yields MSWLRISLAAIAVTVALPVSAQTVTITTAGGDYGNAIKEAMWAPAAKELGYDVREETQSDGLAALKMQVTSGAVSTDIIHLGSPEGAQAAAQSLLEPLDYKIIDPKSVPDGAKSDYCYPFDSYGTVMSWNTKTYGENPPKTWAEFWDVAKFPGRRALRANAQDLIEIALLSDGVAPADVYPVLSTPEGLDRAIKRLEAIKPNVSVWWTSGAQSAQLLKDGEADLLVTWNGRAQTVKADGGAADYTFKGSVIGTDCLAVPKGAPKKEAAMKLIAAMTQPARVAKLTDFIAYGPVNPAGYEGGLIPKDRLKTLATAPENAGTSVFSNASWWVKNGEVAQKAFDEMMNR; encoded by the coding sequence ATGTCTTGGCTGCGCATTTCCTTGGCCGCAATCGCGGTCACCGTTGCCTTGCCCGTTTCGGCCCAGACGGTCACCATCACGACCGCAGGCGGTGATTATGGCAACGCTATAAAGGAGGCCATGTGGGCCCCCGCTGCAAAAGAGCTTGGCTATGATGTCCGCGAGGAGACGCAGAGCGACGGCCTGGCAGCTCTCAAGATGCAGGTCACCTCGGGCGCGGTCTCGACAGACATCATCCACCTGGGCTCGCCGGAAGGCGCGCAGGCGGCCGCACAGTCGCTGCTGGAGCCGCTCGACTACAAGATCATCGATCCAAAGTCCGTGCCGGACGGCGCAAAGTCCGACTACTGCTATCCGTTCGACTCTTATGGCACCGTCATGTCGTGGAACACCAAGACCTATGGCGAGAACCCGCCGAAGACCTGGGCGGAGTTCTGGGATGTCGCCAAGTTCCCGGGCCGTCGCGCTCTCCGCGCCAATGCGCAGGATCTGATAGAGATCGCGCTGCTCTCCGACGGCGTGGCGCCGGCCGACGTCTATCCCGTGCTCAGCACGCCGGAGGGTCTGGATCGCGCCATCAAGCGGCTTGAAGCGATCAAACCGAATGTCTCGGTCTGGTGGACCTCGGGAGCGCAGTCCGCGCAGTTGCTGAAAGACGGCGAGGCGGATTTGCTGGTTACTTGGAATGGACGAGCCCAGACCGTGAAAGCCGATGGCGGCGCGGCCGACTACACGTTCAAGGGTTCCGTCATCGGCACGGACTGCCTGGCGGTGCCGAAGGGGGCGCCGAAAAAGGAAGCGGCCATGAAGCTCATCGCGGCGATGACACAGCCCGCCCGCGTGGCGAAGCTGACCGACTTCATCGCCTATGGACCGGTCAATCCTGCCGGCTATGAGGGCGGCCTTATCCCCAAAGACCGTCTTAAGACCCTGGCGACCGCGCCTGAAAACGCAGGCACTTCGGTGTTCTCAAATGCCAGCTGGTGGGTCAAGAACGGCGAGGTCGCCCAAAAGGCCTTTGATGAAATGATGAACCGCTGA